The following proteins come from a genomic window of Brevibacillus antibioticus:
- a CDS encoding ABC transporter permease: MFHVAKATFIRNTLVMIRAYPWSFVIGHIFSGVYTVLFAFFAYHYVFAGQLDENFAHLTGSSDYLSYAILGGAFYAFAVSTLMNVSRSLITELREGTLEAVLLTPSLRRGYFLGNVAQQLMRTLFEFSVIVLVGALFGLTLSHTNVWSAILVWILSTGAFFCQALVLGSLMLWFRDTYITQNTLFAVMAFVSGVTFPIPYLPEWVQPLGLIMPLAPALDAFRQCVIQGAPLHAVSPQLFHMAVLSLVYLVIGVWGIRRMEKRVMESIFG; this comes from the coding sequence GTGGTCGTTTGTCATCGGCCACATTTTTTCCGGGGTGTACACGGTGCTGTTTGCCTTCTTCGCCTATCACTATGTATTTGCCGGGCAGTTGGACGAGAATTTCGCACATCTCACCGGCTCGTCCGATTACTTGTCATACGCCATCCTCGGCGGGGCTTTTTATGCGTTTGCCGTCTCGACCTTGATGAATGTCAGCCGCTCACTCATTACGGAGCTACGGGAAGGGACCTTGGAGGCGGTTTTGCTCACTCCTTCCTTGCGCAGGGGGTATTTTTTAGGGAATGTCGCTCAACAGCTCATGCGTACCTTGTTTGAATTTTCGGTGATCGTACTTGTAGGGGCGTTGTTTGGGCTGACCCTTTCTCATACAAACGTATGGAGCGCCATCCTTGTCTGGATATTGTCTACAGGGGCTTTCTTTTGTCAGGCGCTCGTATTGGGCAGCCTCATGCTTTGGTTCCGCGATACGTACATCACACAAAACACGTTGTTTGCCGTGATGGCCTTTGTCAGTGGGGTAACGTTCCCGATTCCGTATTTGCCTGAATGGGTGCAACCACTCGGTCTCATCATGCCGCTCGCGCCTGCGCTGGATGCTTTTCGGCAATGCGTGATTCAAGGGGCGCCGCTGCATGCTGTTTCCCCACAGCTGTTTCATATGGCAGTCCTGTCCCTCGTCTATCTCGTCATTGGGGTGTGGGGCATTCGTCGGATGGAAAAACGCGTCATGGAATCAATTTTTGGATAA